The following proteins are encoded in a genomic region of Sorangiineae bacterium MSr12523:
- a CDS encoding alpha/beta hydrolase gives MSSIRIAAFTSLIALGASCSSSTKADPPPPPSQTTVVLVHGAFADGSSWANVIPLLQAKGLHVVAVQNPLTSLSDDVQTTKRAIAGQSGPVVLVGHSWGGTVITEAGNDDKVKALVYVAAFAPSAGQSTADTSKDFPPPPGLATLKVDAFGFGSLPPETVRNHFAPDVSPDVANIIATTQGPIRVSAFEEKIHTPAWASKPNWYVVAANDHMIQPNQERAMAKTIHAQVTELASSHVAMVSHPQEVANVILAAADGID, from the coding sequence ATGAGCAGCATCCGCATTGCGGCCTTTACCTCCCTCATTGCTTTGGGCGCGTCGTGCTCGAGTAGCACCAAGGCCGACCCACCGCCTCCGCCTTCGCAAACGACCGTCGTCCTCGTACACGGCGCATTTGCCGATGGATCGTCGTGGGCCAACGTCATCCCGTTGCTCCAAGCCAAGGGGCTCCACGTCGTTGCCGTACAGAATCCGCTCACGTCGTTGTCCGACGATGTGCAAACCACCAAGCGCGCAATCGCGGGGCAGAGCGGACCGGTCGTCCTGGTGGGACATTCCTGGGGTGGTACGGTGATCACCGAAGCCGGCAACGACGACAAGGTCAAAGCGCTGGTGTACGTCGCGGCGTTTGCGCCCTCGGCAGGTCAGTCGACTGCGGACACGAGCAAGGATTTCCCGCCCCCGCCCGGGCTCGCCACCTTGAAGGTCGACGCCTTTGGTTTCGGCAGCTTGCCGCCCGAGACCGTGCGCAATCACTTTGCCCCCGACGTATCGCCCGATGTGGCCAATATCATTGCCACCACGCAAGGCCCCATTCGCGTCAGCGCCTTCGAGGAGAAGATCCACACGCCCGCGTGGGCCAGCAAACCGAATTGGTATGTCGTCGCCGCGAACGATCACATGATCCAGCCGAATCAAGAACGCGCCATGGCCAAAACGATCCATGCACAGGTCACCGAGCTGGCCTCGAGCCACGTGGCCATGGTGTCGCACCCGCAGGAAGTGGCCAATGTCATCCTCGCCGCCGCCGATGGCATCGACTAG
- a CDS encoding alpha/beta fold hydrolase yields the protein MARFQQALVESCLRPEALPPGAQDPFAETAATVAKPPPGTNPVVLVHGTWANRYNTFKVLSQELKNANFAVFALNFGCKDASLPPVIKGYCDIKESAKELALFVDEVLRKTGAQKVDLVGHSQGGGIMPRWYLKYEGGKDKVDKLIGLAPSNHGTTMMAMQTLGTAITTYLRVQNVACQTTNLMVGKAALQQSRDSMASIQAELDDGGDTLEGVSYVCISTKHDEAVTPWTQCALNGVSGHRFTNITLQDIEGLKLDLTMHLGIPNHPVVIEIVKRALRGETVDAKTLKISHLLPIITP from the coding sequence GTGGCGAGATTTCAACAGGCGCTCGTCGAATCGTGCCTGCGACCCGAGGCCCTTCCGCCGGGCGCACAGGACCCATTCGCCGAGACCGCCGCGACCGTGGCCAAACCTCCGCCGGGAACCAACCCCGTGGTTCTCGTGCACGGCACGTGGGCCAATCGTTACAACACGTTCAAAGTGCTTTCCCAAGAGCTAAAAAATGCCAACTTCGCCGTCTTTGCCCTGAACTTCGGTTGTAAAGACGCCTCGCTGCCACCGGTCATCAAGGGATATTGCGACATCAAGGAGTCAGCCAAAGAGCTGGCTTTGTTCGTCGACGAAGTCTTGCGCAAGACAGGCGCGCAGAAGGTGGACTTGGTGGGCCACTCCCAAGGCGGAGGGATCATGCCCCGCTGGTATCTCAAGTACGAAGGTGGAAAAGACAAAGTCGACAAGCTGATCGGGTTGGCGCCGTCCAACCATGGGACCACCATGATGGCCATGCAAACGCTCGGTACCGCCATCACGACCTATCTCCGTGTTCAAAATGTCGCGTGTCAGACCACCAATTTGATGGTGGGCAAGGCTGCGCTCCAGCAATCGCGGGACTCGATGGCCAGCATCCAGGCGGAATTGGATGATGGCGGCGACACCCTCGAAGGAGTCAGCTACGTGTGCATCTCCACCAAGCACGACGAAGCCGTCACACCATGGACGCAGTGCGCTCTGAACGGCGTCTCGGGCCACCGGTTCACCAACATCACGCTTCAGGACATCGAGGGTCTCAAATTGGACCTGACCATGCACCTTGGCATACCCAACCATCCGGTGGTCATCGAGATCGTCAAACGCGCCCTCCGCGGTGAAACGGTGGACGCCAAGACGCTCAAGATTTCGCATCTGCTTCCCATCATTACACCCTGA